Proteins encoded together in one Impatiens glandulifera chromosome 1, dImpGla2.1, whole genome shotgun sequence window:
- the LOC124922561 gene encoding polygalacturonase inhibitor-like, with amino-acid sequence MKTLTVIMSLSLILVLFFPSPSFSSAVRCNPKDKKVLLTIKTALGNPYHLASWDPKTDCCDWYCLECHRKTYRVIALTIFDGELSGQIPSAVGDLPYLKTLLFHKLPNFVGTIPQTVTKLTRLKSLEVSSTNISGPIPDFLSQLKNLRSLDLSFNKLTGSIPPSLSELPNLTNLRLDRNRLTGSIPDSFGNFKAKVPSLYLSHNQLTGYVPKSLGFKRFRNLDFSRNKLQGDISFLFGPGKGLWGADFSKNLFEFDLSKVVFPKYLRVLDLNHNKIYGSLPQGLASLNQLQFLNVSYNSLCGKIPVGGELQRFETTEYFNNKCLCGAPLLACK; translated from the coding sequence atgaaaaccctAACAGTGATTATGTCCCTTTCTCTGATCCTTGTTCTGTTCTTCCCATCTCCTTCATTCTCCTCCGCCGTCCGATGCAACCCGAAGGACAAGAAAGTACTCCTCACCATCAAAACAGCCCTTGGCAACCCTTACCACCTTGCTTCATGGGATCCCAAAACCGATTGCTGTGACTGGTACTGCCTAGAATGCCATAGAAAAACCTACCGTGTCATCGCCCTCACCATTTTCGACGGCGAACTCTCCGGCCAGATCCCCTCCGCCGTCGGGGACCTTCCCTACCTCAAAACCCTCCTCTTCCACAAACTACCAAATTTCGTCGGTACCATTCCCCAGACCGTTACAAAGCTCACCCGACTCAAATCACTCGAAGTCAGCTCCACCAATATCTCCGGTCCCATCCCCGATTTCCTCAGCCAGCTTAAGAATCTCCGCTCTCTAGATTTATCTTTCAATAAGCTAACCGGTTCGATCCCCCCTTCGCTCTCCGAGCTTCCCAATTTAACCAATCTCCGCCTCGACCGGAACAGACTCACCGGCTCAATCCCAGACTCATTTGGGAACTTCAAAGCAAAGGTCCCCTCCCTCTATCTTTCCCACAATCAGCTCACAGGGTACGTCCCTAAATCTCTAGGGTTCAAGAGATTCCGCAACCTTGATTTCTCTCGCAACAAGCTCCAAGGTGATATTTCCTTCTTGTTCGGCCCCGGCAAGGGGCTTTGGGGAGCCGATTTCTCGAAGAACTTGTTCGAATTCGATCTGTCCAAGGTTGTTTTCCCTAAATACTTGAGAGTGCTAGATCTAAACCACAACAAGATCTATGGGAGCCTTCCGCAAGGTCTGGCTTCATTGAACCAGTTGCAATTTCTGAACGTAAGCTATAATAGCCTCTGCGGTAAGATTCCGGTCGGGGGTGAGCTGCAGAGGTTTGAAACCACGGAGTATTTCAACAACAAGTGCTTGTGTGGGGCTCCATTGTTGGCATGCAAGTAA
- the LOC124921379 gene encoding polygalacturonase inhibitor-like yields the protein MKTLTSILSLSLILVLFFPSPSFSSAVRCNPQDKKALLTIKTALGNPYHLASWDPKTDCCGWYCLECHRTTNRVIALNIFNGELSGQIPPAVGDLPYLETLFFHKLPNLVGTIPQTVTKLTRLKSLEVSSTNISGPIPDFLSQLKSLNYLDLSFNKLTGSIPPSLSELPNLTDLHLDRNRLTGSIPDSFGKFKGTVPSLYLSHNQLTGYVPKSLGFLKFPNLDFSRNNLQGDISFLFGPGKVLWKADFSRNLFQFDLSKVVFHKSLSWLDLNHNKIYGSLPQGLTSLNQLQFLNVSYNSLCGKIPVGGKLQTFENTVYFNNKCLCGAPLSACK from the coding sequence ATGAAAACCCTAACATCAATTCTCTCCCTTTCTCTGATCCTTGTCCTGTTCTTCCCATCCCCTTCATTCTCCTCCGCCGTCCGATGCAACCCGCAGGACAAGAAAGCCCTTCTCACCATCAAAACAGCCCTTGGCAACCCTTACCACCTTGCTTCATGGGATCCCAAAACAGATTGCTGTGGCTGGTACTGCCTAGAATGCCATAGAACTACCAACCGTGTCATCGCCCTCAACATTTTCAACGGCGAACTCTCCGGCCAGATCCCCCCTGCCGTCGGGGATCTTCCCTACCTCGAAACCCTCTTCTTCCACAAACTACCAAATTTAGTAGGTACCATTCCCCAGACCGTTACAAAGCTCACCCGACTCAAATCGCTCGAAGTCAGCTCCACCAATATCTCCGGTCCCATCCCCGATTTCCTCAGCCAGCTTAAGAGTCTCAACTATCTCGATTTATCTTTCAATAAGCTAACCGGTTCGATCCCTCCTTCGCTCTCCGAGCTGCCCAATTTAACCGATCTCCACCTCGACCGGAACAGACTCACCGGCTCAATCCCAGACTCATTCGGGAAGTTCAAAGGAACGGTCCCCTCCCTGTATCTTTCCCACAACCAGCTCACCGGGTATGTCCCTAAATCACTAGGGTTCTTGAAATTCCCCAACCTTGATTTCTCTCGCAACAACCTCCAAGGTGATATTTCCTTCTTGTTCGGCCCCGGCAAGGTGCTTTGGAAGGCCGACTTCTCCAGGAATTTGTTCCAATTCGACCTGTCCAAGGTTGTTTTCCACAAAAGCTTGAGTTGGCTAGACTTAAACCACAACAAGATCTATGGGAGCCTCCCGCAAGGTCTGACTTCATTGAACCAGCTGCAGTTTCTGAACGTAAGCTATAATAGCCTCTGCGGTAAGATCCCGGTTGGGGGTAAGCTTCAGACGTTTGAAAACACGGTGTATTTCAACAACAAGTGCTTGTGTGGGGCTCCATTGTCGGCATGCAAGTAA
- the LOC124940169 gene encoding secreted RxLR effector protein 161-like, translated as MSDEELIGPKVPYLSVIGALMYLASHTRPDISFVVNLLARYSSSPIKRHWNSVKHIFGTFKELDMGLYCPYVSGAEFIGYADAGYLSEPQNGRSQMGYVFKYDGQVISWRSMKQTFISTSTNHLEIITIHEASRECVWLKSIMHHIREPCGLSVNKNSPTILYEDNSVCIAQLKEGHIKSDRTKHISPNLFFTHDL; from the coding sequence ATGAGTGATGAAGAACTAATTGGTCCTAAAGTACCATATCTTAGTGTTATTGGAGCGTTAATGTATCTGGCTAGTCATACTAGACCCGATATATCATTTGTAGTAAATTTACTTGCGAGATATAGTTCTTCACCAATAAAGAGACATTGGAACagtgttaaacatattttcgGTACCTTCAAGGAACTAGACATGGGATTATATTGTCCATATGTAAGTGGAGCTGAATTTATTGGGTACGCAGATGCAGGATATTTATCTGAACCTCAAAATGGTAGGTCTCAAATGGGTTACGTATTCAAATATGATGGTCAAGTTATATCATGGAGATCtatgaaacaaacatttatctCTACATCTACAAATCATTTAGAGATCATAACTATTCATGAAGCAAGTCGAGAATGTGTGTGGTTAAAATCAATTATGCATCACATTCGAGAACCATGTGGTTTATCAGTAAATAAGAATTCTCCAACAATTTTATACGAGGATAATTCTGTTTGTATTGCACAATTAAAGGAAGGACATATTAAAAGCGATAGAACGAAACACATATCACCAAATTTGTTTTTCACTCATGATCTCTAG